In Rhododendron vialii isolate Sample 1 chromosome 9a, ASM3025357v1, the following are encoded in one genomic region:
- the LOC131300670 gene encoding uncharacterized protein LOC131300670 encodes MMQPLPRDGESALSVVGPRPMEWSTVPYSAPPQPGANGKQQRTSSLESPIMLLTGHQSAVYTMKFNPAGTIIASGSHDREIFLWNVHGECKNFMVLRGHKNAILDLQWTTDGSQIISASPDKTLRAWDVETGKQVKKMAEHNEFVNSCCTSRRGPPLVVSGSDDGTAKLWDMRQRGAIQTFPDKYQITAVGFADASDKIYTGGIDNDIKVWDLRRNEVTMTLQGHQDMITGMQLSPDGSYLLTNGMDCKLCIWDMRPYAPQNRCVKILEGHQHNFEKNLLKCGWSPDGSKVTAGSSDRLVYIWDTTSRRILYRLPGHSGSVNETVFHPTEPIIGSCSSDKQIFLGEV; translated from the coding sequence ATGATGCAACCATTACCGAGAGATGGTGAAAGTGCTCTGTCAGTAGTCGGTCCAAGGCCAATGGAATGGTCCACTGTTCCTTACAGTGCTCCTCCACAGCCTGGGGCAAACGGAAAGCAACAGCGGACATCAAGTTTGGAATCGCCAATCATGCTGTTAACAGGCCATCAGAGTGCTGTATACACGATGAAGTTCAATCCGGCAGGAACAATCATCGCATCTGGGTCTCACGACAGGGAGATATTCCTCTGGAACGTGCACGGGGAATGCAAGAACTTCATGGTGTTGAGAGGGCACAAAAACGCCATCTTGGATCTCCAGTGGACCACTGATGGGTCCCAGATAATATCCGCCAGTCCTGACAAGACCCTTAGGGCATGGGACGTAGAAACCGGGAAACAGGTCAAGAAAATGGCGGAACACAACGAATTCGTGAACTCATGCTGTACTTCCCGTCGGGGTCCACCTCTTGTAGTCAGCGGATCTGACGATGGGACTGCAAAGCTCTGGGATATGCGTCAGAGGGGTGCAATCCAAACTTTTCCAGACAAGTACCAAATCACAGCCGTTGGTTTTGCCGACGCATCAGATAAAATCTACACCGGCGGGATAGATAACGATATAAAGGTGTGGGATTTGCGGAGGAACGAGGTGACCATGACTCTTCAAGGACATCAGGATATGATAACCGGAATGCAGTTGAGTCCGGACGGGTCCTACCTTCTAACCAATGGCATGGATTGCAAGCTCTGTATCTGGGATATGCGACCGTACGCTCCGCAGAATCGTTGTGTTAAGATTTTGGAAGGTCACCAGCACAACTTTGAGAAGAACTTGTTGAAATGCGGGTGGTCGCCGGATGGGAGTAAGGTCACGGCTGGTAGTTCTGATCGGTTGGTGTATATTTGGGATACAACTTCTCGGCGCATCTTGTACAGGCTACCAGGGCACTCGGGATCTGTGAATGAAACTGTGTTCCATCCCACTGAACCAATCATTGGATCTTGTAGTAGCGACAAGCAGATTTTTCTTGGGGAAGTTTAA
- the LOC131301588 gene encoding uncharacterized protein LOC131301588, translated as MNGLSVNVLTEKQQGLLEVIDQIDDPQLKMKVIETCISSMKEEEEEKPQLPNENYSLKIILDRLEQVDNLKPVTIPDLKNEINTLKAEIRSLKTFQSKAAQEFYDIKTRLVVLENKGESSKVDDLAYLNSINKVVYQKWHIKVNLVIHKEYTINNIIALVDSGADMNCYWQIQIQESDRYKTAFAVPFGHFEWNVMPFENIDQHVKHLRIFKDVIKRNGLVVSAPKMKLFQTKVRFLGHNIHQGKIIPIDRSIEFASKFPDEIRDKNQLQRFLGSLNYIGDYYKELAQDSAPLYDRLKKNPPPWSEQHTRAVRKIKLKAKQLPCLAIANPDWKKIVETDASNLGYGGMNHNNFVLQRTILLQYLKLQRAVFNSHVEMTILKWPHTRSNVLRWVHTREALLRHYQKYGTDDDEDWDMEFLQLTIDRLQSELILLSTA; from the exons ATGAATGGTCTCAGTGTGAATGTTCTGACTGAGAAACAGCAGGGTCTTTTAGAAGTTATCGATCAAATTGATGATCCCCAGCTTAAGATGAAAGTAATAGAAACTTGTATATCTTCAatgaaggaagaagaggaagaaaaaccccAGCTTCCTAATGAAAATTAtagtttaaaaattattctTGATCGTTTAGAACAGGTAGATAATCTTAAACCTGTTACAATTCCTGATCTTAAGAATGAAATTAATACTCTGAAGGCCGAGATTAGGTCATTAAAAACTTTTCAGAGCAAAGCTGCTCAAGAATTTTATGATATCAAGACAAGATTGGTTGTCTTGGAAAATAAAGGCGAATCAAGCAAAGTTGATGATTTGGCCTATTTAAATTCCATAAACAAAGtggtttaccaaaaatggcatatTAAGGTTAATTTGGTAATCCATAAAGAATACACTATCAACAATATTATTGCTTTGGTTGACAGTGGTGCGGATAtgaatt GTTATTGGCAGATTCAAATACAGGAATCTGATCGGTATAAGACTGCATTTGCTGTTCCATTTGGTCATTTCGAATGgaatgttatgccttttg AGAACATAGATCAACATGTTAAACatcttagaatttttaaagatgtGATTAAAAGAAATGGTTTGGTAGTTTCTGCCCCTAAGATGAAATTATTCCAGACTAAGGTCAGGTTCTTAGGACATAATATTCATCAGGGAAAAATTATTCCcattgatagaagtatagaatttgcttctaaaTTCCCAGATGAAATTAGGGATAAAAACCAATTGCAAAGATTTTTAGGAAGTCTCAATTATATAGGAGACTATTATAAAGAATTGGCTCAGGATTCTGCACCATTATATGATAGACTTAAGAAGaatcctcctccttggtctgaaCAGCATACTAGGGCTGttcgaaaaattaaattaaaagcaAAGCAATTGCCTTGTCTAGCAATAGCTAATCCTGATTGGAAGAAAATTGTAGAGACAGATGCCTCGAATTTAGGATACGGAG GGATGaatcataataattttgttttacaaAGAACAATATTATTGCAATATCTGAAATTGCAAAGAGCTGTTTTCAACTCCCATgttgaaatgacaattttaaaatGGCCTCATACTCGTAGTAATGTCCTACGATGGGTTCATACCAGAGAGGCATTATTGAGACATTATCAAAAATATGGaactgatgatgatgaagactgGGATATGGAATTTCTCCAGTTGACAATTGACAGGCTTCAATCGGAGCTAATATTATTATCTACTGCTTAA